One segment of Rhodopirellula baltica SH 1 DNA contains the following:
- a CDS encoding ABC transporter ATP-binding protein: MSDSNPPIDPFEQDSSEPRAEESAVAVAERPLVEVENLEVTFDGQTVLKDIDCQIERGQTVAVIGESGCGKTVFMKTIVALVQPTVGRVKFDGQDLSGLSPAELAVVRRRFGFVFQHAALFDSMNIFDNVAFPIRQNEEGVDEAEINDRVRQHIGEVGLPEEVIYKRPAELSGGMQKRVGLARALVLRPELVVYDEPTTGLDPIMSDVINELILNTRRMYPVTSIVVTHDMHTARKVADRVMMFYPRRRLEPDQSQVLFDAPPSQLEHAEDRRVRQFVRGEAGDRIREMSQGMG, translated from the coding sequence GTGAGCGATTCCAACCCACCGATCGATCCATTCGAGCAAGACTCATCCGAACCGCGAGCTGAAGAATCAGCCGTCGCGGTGGCGGAGCGTCCATTGGTCGAAGTCGAAAACCTGGAAGTCACCTTTGATGGCCAAACGGTCTTAAAGGACATCGATTGCCAAATTGAACGCGGGCAAACCGTCGCCGTGATCGGTGAAAGTGGTTGCGGCAAAACCGTATTCATGAAAACGATCGTGGCGTTGGTGCAACCAACCGTCGGGCGAGTGAAGTTTGACGGTCAGGACCTATCAGGACTGAGCCCAGCGGAGTTGGCGGTTGTTCGTCGGAGATTTGGTTTTGTGTTTCAACACGCCGCGTTGTTCGACAGCATGAACATCTTCGACAACGTTGCATTTCCGATTCGACAAAACGAAGAGGGTGTCGATGAAGCCGAGATCAACGATCGAGTGCGTCAGCACATCGGCGAAGTCGGATTGCCCGAGGAAGTGATTTACAAGCGTCCGGCTGAGTTGTCGGGTGGGATGCAAAAGCGTGTCGGGTTGGCTCGCGCGTTGGTGCTGCGTCCGGAATTGGTTGTTTATGACGAACCAACCACCGGGTTGGATCCGATCATGAGCGACGTGATCAACGAATTGATTTTGAATACGCGCCGGATGTATCCGGTGACAAGCATCGTGGTCACTCACGACATGCACACCGCACGCAAAGTGGCTGACCGAGTGATGATGTTTTATCCGCGACGTCGGCTTGAACCCGACCAATCGCAAGTACTTTTTGACGCTCCACCGAGCCAACTCGAGCACGCCGAAGATCGTCGTGTACGTCAGTTTGTGCGAGGGGAAGCGGGGGATCGCATCCGCGAAATGTCTCAGGGGATGGGTTGA
- a CDS encoding MlaE family ABC transporter permease, whose translation MSEQESTTESVLRIQTAKPELPIDTPMRRWIMQWGTAVVGGVTAVGDLAMFTWQMFVWMFTRMPRRDTVLVNFYQVGVLSLPVVALTGSFIGMVLAVQSYYQFHTIGLETHLGVVINTSLVRELGPVLAATMLAGRVGGAMAAVLGTMRVTEQIDALTTMGADPIHYLVVPRFMACLLLIPALTIVADFMGIVGGYFYSVIILGIDRAAYLHHSREGVVAFDLFNGIFKSIFFGGVIAIISCYRGFNCQPGAEGVGKAATEAFVYSFVMILAIDLFLNIVLDWVYFSFYPEGTSLF comes from the coding sequence ATGTCGGAGCAAGAGTCCACGACCGAATCCGTTCTTCGCATTCAAACTGCGAAACCGGAGCTCCCGATCGATACGCCGATGCGGCGATGGATCATGCAGTGGGGAACCGCTGTGGTTGGTGGAGTCACCGCGGTCGGTGATTTGGCGATGTTCACATGGCAGATGTTCGTGTGGATGTTCACGCGAATGCCACGACGCGACACGGTCTTGGTCAATTTCTACCAGGTTGGCGTGTTGAGCCTTCCAGTGGTGGCCCTCACCGGATCGTTCATCGGAATGGTGCTGGCGGTTCAGAGTTACTACCAGTTTCACACCATCGGATTGGAAACGCATCTCGGTGTCGTGATCAACACCTCGTTGGTTCGTGAACTCGGACCGGTGTTAGCGGCGACGATGTTGGCCGGGCGTGTCGGTGGCGCGATGGCGGCGGTTCTGGGAACGATGCGTGTGACGGAACAAATCGATGCGTTGACCACGATGGGCGCCGACCCCATTCACTATTTGGTCGTGCCGCGATTCATGGCGTGTCTGCTGTTGATCCCGGCACTGACCATCGTGGCGGACTTCATGGGAATCGTCGGCGGGTACTTCTACAGCGTCATCATTCTCGGGATTGACCGTGCCGCCTACCTGCACCATTCGCGTGAAGGCGTGGTGGCATTTGATTTGTTCAACGGAATTTTCAAGAGCATTTTCTTCGGTGGCGTGATCGCAATCATCAGTTGTTATCGCGGTTTCAATTGCCAACCCGGAGCGGAAGGCGTTGGGAAAGCCGCAACGGAAGCGTTTGTGTATTCGTTCGTGATGATCCTCGCGATTGACCTGTTCTTGAACATCGTTTTGGACTGGGTGTATTTCAGTTTCTACCCGGAAGGCACGAGTCTGTTTTAG